CAAGCCTGCGTCTCTGTCGCTGACGAATACTTCCCTGACTGCTGTCACCACCCTGTGATGATAATTTCATGCATGCCATCGTGCATAATTTGTTTCAAGGTGTGTAAACGTCCGGGTAAGTTGGTCTTGATTGCTTAAAACATGAGCGCAGTCAGAAACCAAGCAGATATAAGGGCGGGCCATGGAGCGCCAACTTTCAGCTTTTTCCAAGACCCCAACGCGGTACTGATACCAAAGAGGGTCTAGAAGTGATGAAACTCTGCTTGGTGTACATACGGAAGGAGTCTGTACGGCTCTGGAGACTCTGATATGAGCGCTGTTGTCTCAGCTGGCTGTTACAGTACGCGAGTCTGGAGCACTTTCTGCGTGCGTATCTTTTGcatttcctgcatttttttttgtgtgctagcCCCAAATGGAATAATAGGGTCATTGTCAAGCAAACGTAACCGCTAGGGCTAAAGAAAACATTATGATATATACTGTGCTTGAAATCTTCGCCATTAAATAAAATTTTCCCCCACAACATGACTTCATACTACAAGGGGAGCAAATAAATAGCTTGTATAACATGCGGGGTAATGCTTCGTTTATTGTTACTGGAGCTTCTTCCAGTGTTACTGAATAGCACGCACCTTATTTCACGGTCAAAGTACGCAGTGTAAGCACTGACACATGAATCTTGATTCTTAGCCGATGAGGATACATGCGAATCGATCACAAAACACAATACTGCTAAAGAAATTGGGTACCTCAAGAACTAGACACAAAAGGAGGATGTAACCTCACTTATTAGGAAATTAAAACTTATTGGCGCTCACGTAGTAGCTTGATCTGCGCTACCTTGAAGAGCAAACACGTGCAAATTGCACCAAACTCGTATCGGTAcgacccaccgcagtggctcagtggttagggcgctcgacttctgatccggagttcccgtgttcgaacccgaccgcggcggctgcgtttttatggaggcaaaacgataaggtgcctgtgtactgtgcgatgtcagtgcacgttaagagatgcccaggcggtcgaaattattccggagccctccactacggcacctctttcttctttcactccctcctgtatcccttcccttacggcgcggttcaggtgtccaacgatatatgagacagatactgcgtcatttcctttccccaaaaaaccaaaaaccaattgcGACATAGAAGATGCACGAGGACTATACGTACCCGTTGGTACGAAGCGCGAAGGCAGAGCACCTTTTTGTTGTATTCCCGCATAGTCCATGTCCTTTGCAGATCGCGCTTACTGTTCTGGTAGGAGAACTCGATGTTGCCAACGTCGAATCCATGCATCATTTCGTGGCCGACAGCCTGCGCGCCGCAACGTCACAAGACCGCAAAACCATTAGTAAAGAGAACCATTAGTAAAGTAAGGTAAAAATGCCGGGGAATGTGAAGCGCGTAGCTGAGAGAATGAATGAAAATCATTGTTCATCCAATGTTCAGCATTGAGGCACAAATATACAGTAAAAGGAATTTACAGTGACGGTTCCCGTTGGTCACGTTCGCCCTTGGCGTTAAAGCTGTCGCCGCTGTTGTGAAACTTTGCGTTGCACAAGATATATTAGGCTTATAACTTGCCTAAAACGTTTAGGTAAGCTGTACACTTTATATATCAAGcttttttttgcagcgcaagTCGTTATCTAGGTCAAGACAAGGCGAAAATGAAGCCGTAAATTGACACATGTAAACATTCGCATTCAGGAAGTGAAGTGCCCTGCTTAATAGGCGGCGCTGTCGCTGTCACAAACGTGTTTTAATTCGAACGAAAGCTACAGCCGGCTCCGACCTGGCTGTCCGTGGGAATGCGGTACAAGAGATGTGTGAGGTGACGACTGTGAGGTCAAGAACTGCGTCTTCTGGATTTTTGTAGTTAGCAAGTCGGTAACAATACGCGAACGCAAAATTTTCTTCAGTGCTGCACAGATTGTTATAGTTGGTTGCTTCTTTGCATTCTTGATGATCGAAGTAGAGGAAGCACTCGCTTTGTACTGAAATTAGAAACTCTGCTCGAAATTAAATTGAATGTAATTAGAAAGtaaatattgttctcttgtggcGGAATATTTTTTACATTATAAACTCGGCCGTTGTTTGCAAAAGTCAGTAGAAAATAAATGCGTCTAACGTGGGCCTACACGTAGTTTTATGTTAGCAAACAGACCGAAAAACGCATTTTAAGGCGGGAATAGAATTAGGTCATGCTTAGTTTATGCCCCCCTAATTGACAACTGGAACACAATGAGGAACGGAACTCATTTTGTTTCCAGTTGACTTTTAAATCTCGATAAAGATAACCGTTTGCTAACAGTGTACAAACTTTGCCCTGAAGGATGGTTTTCAGAGAAGATGATGCGGCTTAGTCTTTCAAAGATGGTTTGTGAAATAAAATTGGCTTAGATTATATGTCCTTAGCAGAGTTTAAGACAATCGTCCTTCATTCGTCAGAGGACGTGAGAGAACTAGCAATGGTGCCGCGTGATAAATAGATTTTTCTTAGGCACTAGTGCGCGTCGAGTTCATTCTAGTATGCGGCCACAATTTACCGTTGTACTTGAAttgcgcttgtgtctcgtcttcgttctttcttGAGGTGTGCATGCTTTGGCGCTATTTTTTTCTccaattcaagtatgcaccaactagcgcaaaaagaggtgttaattaCAGTCGTACCTGCCCCAGACCTCCGTAGTTTATTGCAGCCGGACCACCGTGAATGAATACCGGTGGCTTGAGAAGGTCGGGAAGTATGATGACTTTGTTTCTGCCTCCATTGTAGAAAGCGGTGGCCACGCCTGTCGTGAAGTTGTCGGTAACATTCTCGGTATGAAAGCGGGTCGTCAGGATACGGTGCGACTCAAAATACGGAGTGAAGAAATCCGAGGGGCCAGTTGTCGGGAAACCCGCTTCAGCAATGTcagtgaagaaagaaaaaaaagtgcttttgtTAATTGTTCACCGCGTTTAACAAAACTGCTGCAGGTATGCTTGAAATGGACACATTGCCAAACCGGGGATGTTATAATTGATATCAGGACAGTTCTCATTAAACAGTTTcccttcattttatttcatttttaatttggtTTCTTTCTTTCGCTCGACGTAATACCTGAGCATCTAAAGCGACGCCATGTTCCTGCCACGGCTTGTCTTGAGCCAATGACAAAGACTGAACGAGGTGCAGAGCGTGCTTGAGCCAATCACAAACAAAGAATGAGTAGAATAAAAAAACCGTTATATTGCACCGAAGCCTTGTACTTTAGTTTGTCACTTATCACTTTCTGACGCTAGATGCGAACAgttttatctcgaatgatcgtAGCCGCACAACCGCTTCTACCTTGTTCTAGATTTTTGTAGCTGCTTTTGGCGCTTTATCTCGAAGCTTCTCGGATGGCTTTAAATTGGGCGCGGCCGAGAGCGGTgcggattctgttcgacgaccgccgagcacgcttgttgatTCCgtcgccgccgagtcattcagttcattGAGGGCTCGAGCCAGCTCCagtggggaacttgcgctgaagtttccggtgccgattgcagcgccataacacactgcctagcgagaagagcaagcagttttgggtagtacgattactacttttccgcgccaccttcaggcgcttattggcgtgagcctccgcgctttGTCGAATGCGCACGTGCCGTGcatcagctatctgggctacgccgagagaagctaggcaatgaatgctgtcagccaaacgcagttatctaatcgcgcagaatgtgttctcgcgtttgctgcggcccaagcggctgacaaaagcagtttggagtcaccgaatggaacaactgcagtgccaccttggcagcgcaggttccccatagcttattttggaagccttttcggtGTCTTCTTGACTGCCGGACTGCCGTCACAACTACCTGGCATTATTACAGCTGGTCAGTATAGCTCCAACACTTTATGTGGCAACACATGACGACATCTACAGTTTTGTCTGTGTAGCACCCGCACATACGTCTGCAGTGACGCATGTGACTTCGGTGACGAGTGCCGAAGGCTTCATGAATGGGAAACTGTGTCTTAGTTTGCCCGGCCCAGCGAAAGCATATGAGGAGGTGTGAATCCGTATGCTGAGATTCTATGCTACCCAAGCTCTTGCGCCCACTCTTTGTTGAAGCAGTATTTCCAGAAATTCTGTCCGAGTTTTGTGTCTCCAATTCATCAGTTTATGTGCGCTTTCAAGATTAGTCGGAGGATAGCCATTTAGAAGTATTCATGTATGAAGCGGTTTCGTTCTTAGAAATAATCTCTCAGTGGGTTTGGAAGAGGAACGGGCCAGATGGTGCAGTCAGATAGAAATGACAGACGGACCTCGTTTACTAAGTCAGCAGTCAAAGAGATGGTCAGCGCTCGGCAGGTCTTAAATTCTCAGTATGGGTGTTTGATGCAAACTAATCCGTCATATGAAGTCAAATTAATCAAGAAAATTACAAGTTAGTTTTCAGACTACCCACATAGGGTGTGAAATGAGTGACTCGAACAGCCGGTATACAACCTGCGCCTCAtcaacacacaaaaggaagaaacaGGACCATGGTGAGTGCATTGTTGAATGCTCACCGTAGAAGTTTTCCACAAGACTCTCAGTGGCGAACTCTTTGGGGTAGCCTGTGATGAGGCGCATGTTCCTGGCCTTCCCAAACATCAGGCACCACATGGTATCCTTGATCCAATCTGAGTTCTTGATCTTCTCCAGCAGGGTTTCTTTCAAGTCTCCCACCACTTGTCTGGCCTCCTCCACCGCACTAGGTGGAACGACTGCTCAGCAGCACGCCCGTAAGAGAAGAAGAGAAGCCGTGGTGTACGAACCGCATGCAAAAAAGAAACCAGCACGCTCACTCCATCGCCGGGACATGCCCCCAAAGGATGAGTCCCGAATTGAAATACTGAGATATTACATTTAAACAAAAGTATTCAGCGTCAAGAGAGAGCGGAATCCGTTGCCACTGCTCATAATCGGGAGGAAATCGAGGCTTAAAATGATATTGGTGCGGAACCGATTTCCCCGGCGAAAAAATGCGGCTACATGTAAAAGTACAACGGACATGTGAGCTCCATCCGATGGATCATTACTGATTGACTAGAGTCGTACACAACTGAAGAACGCAGCGGATTTTCCCGGTCAGAGGACTCCCTTtaagccaatggcgtcgggcgaTTGCCATGACCCTGATAGTATGACGAAGCAGgcagtggtagatgaaaggggaaaaTCCCTTCCTTCTATATGGTCGCGGATAGAGCCCTCTCTCCATTGTAGCGGCGCTCTCTGCATTGTCGCGCTATCAGGATCATGAGAATCGCCCGACGTCATTTTCTGGAAGGGAGTTCTTTGACGGGGAAAatccgctgcgttcttgagctgGGAAAAGCCGCCCCTCACCTAACTTCTGTCTTTATTTAGCGAGGCATCTGAAATTCAAGCTCCGAGATGCTAGGCGGAGTGCTATCCTCATCAATTTCGGTTCTAACGCAGGGCTTGAAGTTTGCGTTCTTGAGGTTATTGGCTTTAGACACAAAAATTTCTGCGCGATCATGGTGTTCAGTTTCAACCCTAAGTGCTGAGCCACAGGCACGCCTCACTATAATGTGCCGGATGAATTTGTgtaacatacccagcaattctggacaaaaacatttttgagaagGAAgtattttatgaacgcaatttttttatataatgtaagatttcactataacaatatccgcagatcacccgacggcagtcttgtattttttttctgttcgcgttttttctgtcgtcaaaaCCGTTTCCCATTGCTTTTCTCTGGCAGTGTTAGCTGTTCAATACGATcaatggaaacgctttaaaagaatgattttgctacatatcagaataatgaaaaattatcttcaatatttccacgaCAGtatatcttacaattttctaattttcagaaatttttcccgagaaagctggacatgataAGCCCGGCCAGGAACGCAGACTGAGAGCATTGCATGGTCTTGTATTAGAAAATATTTGAACAAATTTCTTTAGCCTATATTTACAGTATGTCCAGCCTCCAGGAATATTCCCGATGAAGCCCAGGTGCGAACCAGAAGTAGAGAGTAAAAATGTGCGCCTTCTCATGTGACATGCTGCGGACATATGTTTCTTATTGTGCTCTGCCGAAAGCGCCTAGCACTTTGCCGAGAATTGTACAGGTATAGGTATTGTACAGGTACTCTTATTGTACAGGTACAGGTACAGGAGAATTGTACAGGTATTCTCACACCTTGTCGTTATGCGTACTCTTATGACAGCCCACGACAGAACACTTCCTACTGCCCTAGTGTTTCGGCGGGACCGTTTCTGGAATGGCGAAAATGCCACCTCGTGAAATGGGGCCGAGCTAGCACACGAAGCAGCCCCGCCACGGCCGCACTAGAGGTGAGCGTGCGAGCCGCCGCTGCTTCCAGACATCCGCGGCCAGACTTGAGTTTGGGTTTTctattttctagcggcaagcgaTCTGGTTCTTCCACCGGCGCGAACAGGTTCCATAGCGATTGCACACAACCGGGTTTTCGGTCACATGTGAGAGCGCATCGGTTTTGTTGTCCTGTGTATCCTGCTGTGTCTGT
This region of Amblyomma americanum isolate KBUSLIRL-KWMA chromosome 5, ASM5285725v1, whole genome shotgun sequence genomic DNA includes:
- the LOC144134326 gene encoding neprilysin-1-like, translating into MSRRWIVPPSAVEEARQVVGDLKETLLEKIKNSDWIKDTMWCLMFGKARNMRLITGYPKEFATESLVENFYAGFPTTGPSDFFTPYFESHRILTTRFHTENVTDNFTTGVATAFYNGGRNKVIILPDLLKPPVFIHGGPAAINYGGLGQAVGHEMMHGFDVGNIEFSYQNSKRDLQRTWTMREYNKKVLCLRASYQRAETHSRARTLDEHIDSEGFADFAGVLLAYEAYRRLPDHVLSRAVPHVGLNADQLFFVFHCLKWCSTTSERRRDPASPYWRSRSRCIVPLQNMPEFAKAFYCKQGDLMNPAERCSFW